Proteins encoded together in one Labeo rohita strain BAU-BD-2019 chromosome 21, IGBB_LRoh.1.0, whole genome shotgun sequence window:
- the cpdb gene encoding carboxypeptidase D, b isoform X1 yields MHILWLILPHILIVTHQILALRRTNKIHEATYKGYYNYADMTDFFQRFSQKYAHICSLSSIGRSVEGRELWVMRITTNPTTDVPGKPRFKYVGNIHGDEALSRQLLVYLIEYLLAQYGRDLRVTELVNRTDIYIMASMNPDGFERAVEGDCTGSSEGRENAKHFDLSKSFPDQDEPFSKISEDTPEVTAVMKWILERKFVLSGSLHEGSVMASFPSDEEHPYAASGLTADDAVFRHLAQTYIENHPIMKMDNPGCPDDPHKSFEDGGMQDYNYLKGNCFEVTFELSCCKYPPASQLFTEWSNNKEALLAYIHQAHIGVRGFVMTRSGFGLPDATISVSGSDHNITTWMFGDYYRLLLPGRYDITASTPGYLSNTVKNVPVIEGKATLLNFTLEEPVEEMLMLGSEQPMVTSDGPSPPGPPIPRSPIHTLDFGYHNYDEMEMFLQLLSAVHPITYLNSAGRSVQGRNLYVMEISTNPGVDQQGKPEVMLLGNLHGNEFIGREILLNLIEYLCRNYDKDPLVTRLVNSTRIHIMPSMNPDGYELALKAHKELVSGDLSIIGHSNSHRVDLNANFPEQSRSGNTVEAETQTVINWIKAHFFVLSASIRGGFRGVVYPSSLDPVDEDMFKSVADAYYAQSQAFEEPQACDVPRNREKKGIKHHRPVATGTDMLTWAYRSSDTLAVNIGLSCELLPPEELLSEYWEKNHKALLHFIQQVHLFVSGTVTDGHSGKGIANATVMVEGSSHHVHSSSTGQYWRPLAPGSYHITASAPGYAPMSASVRVLESRVEQVDFKLTRDTLQPPVAEREQKDFEKLVEQLLALGELGQLVRSLLPAQTLQYRTYRERSEFLQGLTFNFPRITRLYSLGQSTEFRTIWALEIAGNLEIPQPAEPKIRFVAGVHGNAAVGPELLLEFASVLCLNYGRSPAITKLIDRSRILILPCVNPDGREQAQEGFCSSSMGYTNAHGIDLDTDFFYGNASAQPETRSVMDLIYGGGFSLSVVLEGGSLLATYPYDKPNQHAQNEETLRYLASLYASSHPFMHLGNLGCTEKSEEIPGGILKGADFSAHTGSMKDFSLDVGLCPEITVYTGCCMFPPASQLFSLWMENRLPLFRMLLEVHRRLSGVVRDSKGRPVSDAVVVVNGSMNVHADSQGRFTTLVAPGTHQLLVQAHGYQQELQQVNISSDKVTSPIVIDFKADSAPLSQAVFVIATASLMSVLICALLIWHLRSAKFSRIRDGVRWLRRKRDDLQMEAVASEKSPLRQEFPDESESEDDPFLVEGR; encoded by the exons ATGCATATTTTGTGGCTCATTTTGCCGCATATTTTAATAGTTACGCACCAAATACTCGCTTTGAGACGCACCAACAAGATTCATGAAGCAACATACAAAGGGTATTACAACTACGCTGACATGACCGATTTTTTTCAGCGTTTCTCTCAAAAATACGCGCATATTTGCAGCCTTTCGAGCATCGGACGATCTGTTGAGGGAAGGGAGCTTTGGGTCATGAGAATAACAACCAATCCGACTACGGACGTACCGGGCAAACCAAGGTTCAAGTATGTGGGCAACATTCACGGGGACGAGGCTTTATCCCGGCAGTTGTTAGTGTATCTGATTGAGTACCTGTTGGCTCAGTATGGCCGTGATTTGAGAGTAACAGAGCTGGTGAACCGGACTGACATCTACATAATGGCCAGCATGAATCCGGACGGCTTTGAGCGGGCGGTGGAGGGTGACTGCACCGGCAGCAGCGAAGGCCGCGAGAATGCCAAACATTTTGACCTCAGTAAGAGTTTCCCAGACCAGGATGAGCCCTTCAGCAAAATTTCAGAAGACACACCGGAGGTCACAGCTGTCATGAAATGGATTCTTGAGAGAAA GTTTGTCTTGTCTGGTAGTCTACATGAGGGCTCAGTGATGGCCAGCTTCCCCTCTGATGAAGAACATCCTTATGCAGCCTCAGGGCTGACAGCAGATGATGCTGTATTTCGCCATTTAGCACAAACCTACATTGAGAACCATCCCATTATGAAGATGGACAATCCTGGCTGTCCTGACGATCCACACAAAAGCTTCGAAGATG GGGGAATGCAGGATTACAACTACCTCAAGGGTAACTGCTTTGAAGTGACTTTTGAATTGAGCTGCTGCAAGTATCCACCAGCTTCTCAGCTTTTCACAGAGTGGAGCAACAACAAGGAGGCCCTTCTTGCCTACATACACCAA GCTCATATTGGTGTGAGAGGATTCGTAATGACCAGATCAGGCTTTGGTCTCCCAGATGCCACAATCTCTGTTTCTGGAAGTGATCACAACATCACAACCTGGATGTTTGGTGATTATTACCGCCTGCTGTTGCCTGGAAGATATGACATCACTGCTAGCACACCTGG ATACCTTTCAAATACTGTCAAGAATGTGCCAGTGATTGAAGGCAAAGCCACACTGTTAAACTTCACTCTTGAGGAACCTGTAGAGGAGATGTTAATGCTAGGTTCTGAGCAACCTATGGTGACCAGTGATGGTCCTAGCCCACCTGGGCCTCCCATCCCAAGGTCCCCAATCCATACTTTGGATTTTGGATATCATAATTATGATGAAATGGAGATGTTCTTACAACTGCTTAGTGCTGTCCATCCTATCACTTACTTGAACTCTGCTGGACGATCAGTGCAGGGCAGGAATCTGTATGTGATGGAGATATCCACTAATCCTGGTGTTGATCAGCAAG GCAAACCAGAGGTCATGCTTCTGGGTAACCTGCATGGAAATGAGTTTATCGGTCGAGAGATTCTCCTAAACCTGATTGAATACTTGTGCCGCAATTATGACAAAGATCCACTGGTCACACGTCTGGTCAATAGCACAAGAATTCACATCATGCCTTCCATGAACCCAGACGGGTATGAATTGGCACTAAAAG CTCACAAGGAACTGGTCTCAGGAGATCTGAGTATTATTGGACACAGTAACAGTCATCGTGTTGACCTGAATGCAAATTTCCCCGAACAGTCAAGATCAGGAAATACTGTTGAAGCAGAAACTCAAACAGTGATAAACTGGATCAAGGCTCACTTCTTCGTGTTGTCTGCAAGCATACGTGGAG GGTTTAGGGGAGTTGTCTACCCGAGTTCCCTTGACCCTGTTGATGAGGATATGTTTAAATCAGTTGCAGATGCCTATTATGCG CAATCTCAGGCTTTTGAAGAGCCTCAGGCCTGTGATGTGCCaagaaacagagagaaaaaaggcATTAAACACCATCGTCCAGTAGCCACCG GAACTGATATGTTGACTTGGGCATATCGCAGCTCAGACACTTTAGCCGTTAACATTGGTCTGAGTTGTGAACTGCTTCCACCAGAGGAGTTGCTGTCAGAATACTGGGAGAAGAATCACAAAGCACTCTTGCACTTTATACAGCAG gttcatttgtttgtgagtGGTACCGTGACTGATGGTCATTCTGGCAAAGGCATTGCTAATGCCACAGTCATGGTGGAAGGTTCCAGCCATCATGTCCACAGCAGCAGCACAGGCCAATACTGGAGACCTCTGGCTCCTGGTTCTTACCATATCACTGCTTCTGCTCCAGG TTATGCTCCAATGTCGGCATCTGTCCGAGTGTTGGAGTCTCGGGTGGAGCAGGTGGACTTCAAGCTGACCAGAGATACCTTGCAGCCACCTGTAGCAGAAAGAGAACAGAAGGATTTTGAGAAGCTGGTGGAGCAGCTTTTAGCTCTTGGTGAGTTGGGTCAGTTGGTCCGTAGCCTTCTCCCTGCTCAGACCTTGCAGTACCGAACCTACAGGGAGCGCTCTGAATTCCTGCAAGGATTGACCTTCAATTTTCCTCGTATTACACGGCTATACAG TTTGGGTCAAAGCACTGAGTTTAGAACTATCTGGGCTCTTGAGATCGCTGGCAATTTGGAGATTCCTCAACCTGCCGAACCCAAGATTCGTTTTGTGGCCGGGGTCCATGGTAATGCAGCAGTAGGTCCAGAGTTGCTGCTCGAATTTGCTTCGGTTCTCTGCCTCAACTACGGCAGAAGTCCAGCCATCACCAAG CTGATCGACAGGAGCAGGATACTGATTCTCCCATGTGTGAACCCTGATGGTAGAGAACAGGCACAGGAGGGATTCTGCTCATCCAGTATGGGGTACACCAACGCTCATGGCATAGACCTGGACACTGATTTCTTCTATG gTAATGCATCTGCACAACCAGAGACCCGTTCAGTGATGGATCTGATTTATGGAGGGGGTTTCTCTCTCTCAGTAGTGCTGGAGGGAGGCTCTCTGCTGGCTACGTATCCCTATGACAAACCAAATCAGCATG CACAAAATGAGGAGACTTTGAGATATTTGGCCTCCTTGTATGCCAGCAGTCATCCTTTCATGCACTTGGGAAACCTGGGCTGTACTGAAAAGTCAG AGGAAATCCCAGGAGGGATCCTTAAGGGTGCAGATTTCAGCGCTCACACTGGAAGTATGAAG GACTTCAGTTTGGATGTGGGCCTTTGTCCTGAAATCACGGTGTACACTGGCTGTTGTATGTTCCCTCCTGCATCTCAGCTCTTCTCGCTGTGGATGGAGAACAGACTGCCTCTTTTCCGCATGCTGCTGGAG GTTCACAGAAGGCTGAGTGGTGTCGTGAGGGACAGTAAAGGCCGGCCGGTGTCGGATGCGGTTGTTGTGGTGAACGGCTCTATGAATGTTCATGCAGACAGTCAGGGTCGCTTCACCACTCTCGTGGCTCCAGGCACACATCAGCTGCTGGTTCAGGCCCATGGATATCAGCAAGAGCTCCAGCAG GTGAACATATCCTCAGACAAAGTGACGAGCCCCATTGTGATCGACTTCAAGGCAGACAGTGCTCCCCTCAGTCAGGCAGTGTTTGTAATTGCGACAg CCTCTTTGATGAGCGTCTTGATCTGTGCTCTCCTCATCTGGCACCTTCGCTCTGCCAAGTTCAGCCGCATACGAGATGGGGTTCGTTGGTTGCGTCGCAAAAGGGACGACCTCCAGATGGAAGCAGTGGCTTCGGAGAAGTC
- the cryba1b gene encoding crystallin, beta A1b: MALTNPMSMPMGPWKITVYDQEHFQGRRCEFTSCCQNIMEYGMETVRSLKVECGAWVGFEHSTFNGQQFILEKGDYPCWEAWSGNNAYRIERMMSFRPIYSAMQSDCRMTLFECENMTGKQWEVCNDYPSLQAMGWCNNEVGSIQVMSGAWVCYQYPGYRGYQYIMECDCHGGEYRHYREYGCHAQTPQIQSIRRIQH, translated from the exons ATGGCTCTGACAAACCCTATGTCAATGCCCATGGGACCATGGAAG ATTACCGTTTATGACCAGGAGCATTTCCAGGGCAGGCGTTGTGAGTTCACCTCTTGCTGCCAGAACATCATGGAGTACGGAATGGAGACTGTCCGCTCCCTGAAGGTGGAGTGTGGCGC CTGGGTAGGTTTTGAGCACTCTACCTTCAATGGCCAGCAGTTCATCCTGGAGAAGGGAGATTACCCTTGCTGGGAGGCCTGGAGTGGCAACAATGCCTATCGTATTGAGAGGATGATGTCCTTCCGCCCCATCTATTCTGCT ATGCAGAGTGATTGCCGTATGACGCTTTTCGAGTGTGAGAACATGACTGGAAAGCAGTGGGAGGTGTGCAATGACTACCCCTCCCTGCAGGCTATGGGATGGTGCAACAACGAGGTCGGCTCCATCCAAGTCATGAGTGGCGC CTGGGTGTGCTACCAGTATCCTGGTTACCGTGGTTACCAGTACATTATGGAGTGCGACTGCCACGGAGGCGAGTACAGGCACTACAGGGAGTACGGCTGCCACGCTCAGACTCCCCAGATCCAGTCTATCCGTAGGATCCAGCATTGA
- the cpdb gene encoding carboxypeptidase D, b isoform X2, whose amino-acid sequence MSWFVLSGSLHEGSVMASFPSDEEHPYAASGLTADDAVFRHLAQTYIENHPIMKMDNPGCPDDPHKSFEDGGMQDYNYLKGNCFEVTFELSCCKYPPASQLFTEWSNNKEALLAYIHQAHIGVRGFVMTRSGFGLPDATISVSGSDHNITTWMFGDYYRLLLPGRYDITASTPGYLSNTVKNVPVIEGKATLLNFTLEEPVEEMLMLGSEQPMVTSDGPSPPGPPIPRSPIHTLDFGYHNYDEMEMFLQLLSAVHPITYLNSAGRSVQGRNLYVMEISTNPGVDQQGKPEVMLLGNLHGNEFIGREILLNLIEYLCRNYDKDPLVTRLVNSTRIHIMPSMNPDGYELALKAHKELVSGDLSIIGHSNSHRVDLNANFPEQSRSGNTVEAETQTVINWIKAHFFVLSASIRGGFRGVVYPSSLDPVDEDMFKSVADAYYAQSQAFEEPQACDVPRNREKKGIKHHRPVATGTDMLTWAYRSSDTLAVNIGLSCELLPPEELLSEYWEKNHKALLHFIQQVHLFVSGTVTDGHSGKGIANATVMVEGSSHHVHSSSTGQYWRPLAPGSYHITASAPGYAPMSASVRVLESRVEQVDFKLTRDTLQPPVAEREQKDFEKLVEQLLALGELGQLVRSLLPAQTLQYRTYRERSEFLQGLTFNFPRITRLYSLGQSTEFRTIWALEIAGNLEIPQPAEPKIRFVAGVHGNAAVGPELLLEFASVLCLNYGRSPAITKLIDRSRILILPCVNPDGREQAQEGFCSSSMGYTNAHGIDLDTDFFYGNASAQPETRSVMDLIYGGGFSLSVVLEGGSLLATYPYDKPNQHAQNEETLRYLASLYASSHPFMHLGNLGCTEKSEEIPGGILKGADFSAHTGSMKDFSLDVGLCPEITVYTGCCMFPPASQLFSLWMENRLPLFRMLLEVHRRLSGVVRDSKGRPVSDAVVVVNGSMNVHADSQGRFTTLVAPGTHQLLVQAHGYQQELQQVNISSDKVTSPIVIDFKADSAPLSQAVFVIATASLMSVLICALLIWHLRSAKFSRIRDGVRWLRRKRDDLQMEAVASEKSPLRQEFPDESESEDDPFLVEGR is encoded by the exons ATGAGttg GTTTGTCTTGTCTGGTAGTCTACATGAGGGCTCAGTGATGGCCAGCTTCCCCTCTGATGAAGAACATCCTTATGCAGCCTCAGGGCTGACAGCAGATGATGCTGTATTTCGCCATTTAGCACAAACCTACATTGAGAACCATCCCATTATGAAGATGGACAATCCTGGCTGTCCTGACGATCCACACAAAAGCTTCGAAGATG GGGGAATGCAGGATTACAACTACCTCAAGGGTAACTGCTTTGAAGTGACTTTTGAATTGAGCTGCTGCAAGTATCCACCAGCTTCTCAGCTTTTCACAGAGTGGAGCAACAACAAGGAGGCCCTTCTTGCCTACATACACCAA GCTCATATTGGTGTGAGAGGATTCGTAATGACCAGATCAGGCTTTGGTCTCCCAGATGCCACAATCTCTGTTTCTGGAAGTGATCACAACATCACAACCTGGATGTTTGGTGATTATTACCGCCTGCTGTTGCCTGGAAGATATGACATCACTGCTAGCACACCTGG ATACCTTTCAAATACTGTCAAGAATGTGCCAGTGATTGAAGGCAAAGCCACACTGTTAAACTTCACTCTTGAGGAACCTGTAGAGGAGATGTTAATGCTAGGTTCTGAGCAACCTATGGTGACCAGTGATGGTCCTAGCCCACCTGGGCCTCCCATCCCAAGGTCCCCAATCCATACTTTGGATTTTGGATATCATAATTATGATGAAATGGAGATGTTCTTACAACTGCTTAGTGCTGTCCATCCTATCACTTACTTGAACTCTGCTGGACGATCAGTGCAGGGCAGGAATCTGTATGTGATGGAGATATCCACTAATCCTGGTGTTGATCAGCAAG GCAAACCAGAGGTCATGCTTCTGGGTAACCTGCATGGAAATGAGTTTATCGGTCGAGAGATTCTCCTAAACCTGATTGAATACTTGTGCCGCAATTATGACAAAGATCCACTGGTCACACGTCTGGTCAATAGCACAAGAATTCACATCATGCCTTCCATGAACCCAGACGGGTATGAATTGGCACTAAAAG CTCACAAGGAACTGGTCTCAGGAGATCTGAGTATTATTGGACACAGTAACAGTCATCGTGTTGACCTGAATGCAAATTTCCCCGAACAGTCAAGATCAGGAAATACTGTTGAAGCAGAAACTCAAACAGTGATAAACTGGATCAAGGCTCACTTCTTCGTGTTGTCTGCAAGCATACGTGGAG GGTTTAGGGGAGTTGTCTACCCGAGTTCCCTTGACCCTGTTGATGAGGATATGTTTAAATCAGTTGCAGATGCCTATTATGCG CAATCTCAGGCTTTTGAAGAGCCTCAGGCCTGTGATGTGCCaagaaacagagagaaaaaaggcATTAAACACCATCGTCCAGTAGCCACCG GAACTGATATGTTGACTTGGGCATATCGCAGCTCAGACACTTTAGCCGTTAACATTGGTCTGAGTTGTGAACTGCTTCCACCAGAGGAGTTGCTGTCAGAATACTGGGAGAAGAATCACAAAGCACTCTTGCACTTTATACAGCAG gttcatttgtttgtgagtGGTACCGTGACTGATGGTCATTCTGGCAAAGGCATTGCTAATGCCACAGTCATGGTGGAAGGTTCCAGCCATCATGTCCACAGCAGCAGCACAGGCCAATACTGGAGACCTCTGGCTCCTGGTTCTTACCATATCACTGCTTCTGCTCCAGG TTATGCTCCAATGTCGGCATCTGTCCGAGTGTTGGAGTCTCGGGTGGAGCAGGTGGACTTCAAGCTGACCAGAGATACCTTGCAGCCACCTGTAGCAGAAAGAGAACAGAAGGATTTTGAGAAGCTGGTGGAGCAGCTTTTAGCTCTTGGTGAGTTGGGTCAGTTGGTCCGTAGCCTTCTCCCTGCTCAGACCTTGCAGTACCGAACCTACAGGGAGCGCTCTGAATTCCTGCAAGGATTGACCTTCAATTTTCCTCGTATTACACGGCTATACAG TTTGGGTCAAAGCACTGAGTTTAGAACTATCTGGGCTCTTGAGATCGCTGGCAATTTGGAGATTCCTCAACCTGCCGAACCCAAGATTCGTTTTGTGGCCGGGGTCCATGGTAATGCAGCAGTAGGTCCAGAGTTGCTGCTCGAATTTGCTTCGGTTCTCTGCCTCAACTACGGCAGAAGTCCAGCCATCACCAAG CTGATCGACAGGAGCAGGATACTGATTCTCCCATGTGTGAACCCTGATGGTAGAGAACAGGCACAGGAGGGATTCTGCTCATCCAGTATGGGGTACACCAACGCTCATGGCATAGACCTGGACACTGATTTCTTCTATG gTAATGCATCTGCACAACCAGAGACCCGTTCAGTGATGGATCTGATTTATGGAGGGGGTTTCTCTCTCTCAGTAGTGCTGGAGGGAGGCTCTCTGCTGGCTACGTATCCCTATGACAAACCAAATCAGCATG CACAAAATGAGGAGACTTTGAGATATTTGGCCTCCTTGTATGCCAGCAGTCATCCTTTCATGCACTTGGGAAACCTGGGCTGTACTGAAAAGTCAG AGGAAATCCCAGGAGGGATCCTTAAGGGTGCAGATTTCAGCGCTCACACTGGAAGTATGAAG GACTTCAGTTTGGATGTGGGCCTTTGTCCTGAAATCACGGTGTACACTGGCTGTTGTATGTTCCCTCCTGCATCTCAGCTCTTCTCGCTGTGGATGGAGAACAGACTGCCTCTTTTCCGCATGCTGCTGGAG GTTCACAGAAGGCTGAGTGGTGTCGTGAGGGACAGTAAAGGCCGGCCGGTGTCGGATGCGGTTGTTGTGGTGAACGGCTCTATGAATGTTCATGCAGACAGTCAGGGTCGCTTCACCACTCTCGTGGCTCCAGGCACACATCAGCTGCTGGTTCAGGCCCATGGATATCAGCAAGAGCTCCAGCAG GTGAACATATCCTCAGACAAAGTGACGAGCCCCATTGTGATCGACTTCAAGGCAGACAGTGCTCCCCTCAGTCAGGCAGTGTTTGTAATTGCGACAg CCTCTTTGATGAGCGTCTTGATCTGTGCTCTCCTCATCTGGCACCTTCGCTCTGCCAAGTTCAGCCGCATACGAGATGGGGTTCGTTGGTTGCGTCGCAAAAGGGACGACCTCCAGATGGAAGCAGTGGCTTCGGAGAAGTC